The Aspergillus fumigatus Af293 chromosome 3, whole genome shotgun sequence region GGGGCTAGGAAGCGGGGTCATCGAGACAGTAGCGATAGTTGCAGCCCAGGTCTCCGTACCGCATTCGGAGCTCGCTCAGGTGACGTCACTGGTTATGCTGGGCGCATTCGTGGGTAATGCGGTTGGATCTGCCATCGCTGGCGGGATCTATACTGGGAAACTCCGCGAGCGACTGCAGGTACGCTTAGGTAGTGCCATTGGCGAGGCCAGGCTGGATCAGTTGTATAATTCCATCACGGGAACTTTACCCATGTGGGGAACATGGCAGCGAGTGGCAGTAAATCAAGCAGTAAGTATCACACGTCTTTTGCTGCTTTATATCACCTGCTGATTTGTTTGTCTAGTACTCTGATGTCATGGGGTCTGTTGTCACTAATTCGACTTGGAATACAGCTAAGCTAAGATCTCAAGCAGTTACATTTGTTATGCAGCCCTGGCGGTCTCCGTTCCTGTTGTCCTTCTTACCTTGCTACTGCCTGACAGCCACTTGGGGTATGTGTGCGCCTGTATTTATTTAGGAATAGTGCTGATTGATATCTAGTGACGGACATAATCTCGTAGAGAAATCTCACCTGGCTGACATTCCGATGTCTGATGCAAACGGTGTGCGTGAATTATCCGGGCGAAGTCATTAACGTTCGGTCGGTGTTGTTTCGTCGTATTAGTTCTGCACAAGCAAATTGATATGGATATCGACTTTCCAACGCAGCGCTCTAACTGTCATGTTTTTATGTAATTGACATTCTTTGACGACTGCTGATAAAGAGGCAGCCACAGACTCAACTATATCAACCTCTTAGGAGTTCAGCGGGAAAGATCGAAAGACGCCTAGGGTACATACATCTGGGTGAAGCAAGCAAGCAGGCAGGCATTGATTCCACACGCCACTTTTTTCCCGCACAGCTGTTTGCCTCTACGTCTTCTGGTCATAGtattcttttctttggcgCCTGAAAGGGTTTGAGCCCTGGGTTTCCTTTAACTGAGCAGATGCTTCTGTTTATGACTCTATTTCgctctcctctgcctctccATCAATGAGGCAGCAGAAACATAAATATCGCCGTCTTCCTTCCCTGTCCATCAGTTCCCCGCCTTTGTATACCTCCACTACACCTCTCTCTTATATGTCTCGTTAAGTCACTTACAGCAATGCCGTGCTGGAGTTCATTGGCGTTGGAGGTGCATATGACCTTCTATCACGGTGAGCTAAATCTCACCTACCAGCACCCAGGTATCCCAGAGACGATTATTGTCTGCTATATACAGTACGCTTTCTTCACCCAAGCTGTATATTTATAGATGGCCGGCTCATTGGGTTTACTCAAAGCTCTATATACAAGTATTATGACCTTCTCGACGATGGCTCTTGTACATATAAGACCGTAGTCATTCGTGAAGAACTTCTATCGCGACCAACACAATCTGTTGATCATGTTCCACGATTTGAGCCACTCGCCACATAGTTTCGCTCCGGAGACTGCCTCGTTTGCTCATCTTAGGGTGGTATGTCGCAGTTGTTTCACGAGCTCCCCACCTTCTTTACCCAAGTACGTATAGTGTCTGAACCCGTGCGGAATCCGAGCCTGAAGACGATGGTGTTCCGCGGCCTGATGGTCGTGCTTGGATGGAGACTTCAGCCCAGCGAAGTGAACCGAGGTCGATCAATACGGCTACAATATTTACGAATTACTCCCCAGATATCCTACCGAAATGATCTGTATGGCAACTGTATACCAACTCCAGCCATCCGGCAGAGTTCAGAATAGTATACATACGTGGTAGGCAGTTTGCTGAGTTCCTTAATGTTCCTTAATAGTTGTTCACTCATTTACCTTTGTAATCTCTACTTGCTTCCAAGGTACCATGAGGCTCAGGAAGAGGATTAGCCCTCAGTCCTACTTCCCAATGTGGAAGCAGTTACGGAAATCTATGCTCACGCTACACATGTACATGTATACAACAATAGGTTCATTACCTTATAAGCCTGCCCAAGTCTCTACCTCGCCGGATCCACGACCGGAGAAAATTCACGTTCAGTGGGGGAAGttcaatgccatcatctccgGCCTTGGAGTTCGGCGCCAGTTCCTTCGAtcccttccttttcttgtaCCACCACCTGGAAGCAATCACAAGAGCGTAAGAAGGAGGGTAAGGACAAACCATAGCCACCACGCCATGTGACAGTTATACGTGTACTACTCTCTGACGACGTGAATATACCAGCATCTAAAACAGCTTTCCCGGCTTCGTCAGCAAAGGCTCCCTAAGTCGTGACAGTTCCGCAGGGAGGGGAGAAACCGGATTGTCTGATACTCACTGCTGTAAATGTCTTGGGGAGAAACCATTGTTAGAGCAGTAATCGCATTCATCCTAGTACTATCCTGCTTCATACTAGTGGCAAGCAGTATATTACTGGCTGCGTCTTGCTGTGCCACAAGGATAGACACCACCCTTCGGGTGCTATCCTGGCGTGACTTGTCGCTCAGTAACCTGATGTTCTGTTTTTGCAAAGACTTAATAACATATCTAATTGTGTTAGTTGTTCTCTCATAAACGTGAGATGGGCCTGATATGGCTTCATGCAGGAGAGTATGGATAGTGCGAATGGTGGTTGCTGTTACAATGGAAACATCTGCATTACCAAGATGAGAAATCGCATCGTCTAATGTATATTGTAACTGTTTGATAAAGTCGCTCAGTTGGTGTCGGTCGCGTTTTTTTAGGTCTGAGAGGTAGTCCTCGATTTTTGGAACCCCCACTGTAGTTTGTAAGACCACAGCAACGTTGGTTAATATTCAATTCAAAGGGATGATGGAAGTAACCAGATGGTAGTGACTTAAGGTtgttcttctctttcagtGGGTAAAGAATGGACGATCGACCTAATGGAAAACACGGCCGGAGATATCGTACGAACTTATTCATTCCAAACAAACTACAGCCGAGGCTAGCTATATCCTAACACGAACTATTACACGATATATCTGAATCCCTTTTGCAGCCGACGTGCAGCCGCAAGGTCAATGCCCTCGATCTCCGCCGTGCGCTCCAGCCGCCGTATCTCCTTATCCGTGAGCGTCACCTCGGTATCATCCAGCCGCTCCAGGCGCTTGTTCAACGAGCGCAGATGGAAGTACATGATGATCGCCATGATACCGCCGAGGGTTTGCAGGCCGATGCAGACGCCCAGCGCAGGACGGTAGTGCGGGAAGTCCTGCTTGCGGTAGGTGTAGGGGGTCCAGATACTGGCGGAGTTACCGATGGAGTTGATGAAGGCGTAGGCGGCAGCGCGTTTAGCTGGAGGACGGGGGATGGCGTTTCCGATCCAGGCGTAGATGGTGCCGTTCTgggcgaagatgatgttcatgaggaagaaggagaagtactTTGGTCCGAAACTGTCGGTTgtcatgaagatgatgaaaccGATGATAGTGACGGGGATGGGGTAGAAGAAAAACCAGAAGCGGTTGCCGAAGCGATCGGAGAGGTGGGAGTGCGCCATGCTGtagaagacgacgaagacgtaGGGGGGCGcgacgagcaggagggaGATAAAGTGGTCGTACTTGAGTGTTGAGGTGAGGGTGGGGAAGAAGTTCTGGAAGCCGCTGGCCCCGGTGATGGACATGTAGGCGATGGCGAGAACGTAGGTCTTGATGTCGCTGAAGGCGAGCTTGAGACCCTTGATCTGGCTCATCTTGCCGGCTTCGTCGACGTCGGCGTCGGCCGCTTCGATGGCCAGTCGGCGGTTCGCAACGTGGCGTTCCTCCTCGGAAAGGCGTTTCCAGGTGGAGGGGAAGT contains the following coding sequences:
- a CDS encoding putative MFS transporter; translated protein: MGEQITDKDLLGEKAEMSHEEVAQLAELTEEEKVIETKLRRRLDCTIMPLVILVYLMNYIDRNNYPAARLQGLERDLNLSDADYQTGLSILFVGYILMQVPSNLILNYMGRPSLYLGFFTSAWGLVSLLTSQVKSFGGIVACRFILGLVEAPFFAGVLFYLSKWYTKKELALRMSIFYAGSLLSGAFGSLIAAGILKGLDGKNGLAAWQWLYIIEGAITIAVGIAVMLFLPDFPSTWKRLSEEERHVANRRLAIEAADADVDEAGKMSQIKGLKLAFSDIKTYVLAIAYMSITGASGFQNFFPTLTSTLKYDHFISLLLVAPPYVFVVFYSMAHSHLSDRFGNRFWFFFYPIPVTIIGFIIFMTTDSFGPKYFSFFLMNIIFAQNGTIYAWIGNAIPRPPAKRAAAYAFINSIGNSASIWTPYTYRKQDFPHYRPALGVCIGLQTLGGIMAIIMYFHLRSLNKRLERLDDTEVTLTDKEIRRLERTAEIEGIDLAAARRLQKGFRYIV